One window from the genome of Breoghania sp. L-A4 encodes:
- a CDS encoding TIGR02302 family protein, translating into MARRLSRTVSAARAALFWERLWPVLYHFLIIAGLFVALSWLGLWLVLPTWLRWLALAAFAWATLYSCRSLPFLRWPSRAEGLHRIEAQGDYHHRPLTALEDELASDADDPTARALWEAHRARALSALNRLRAGWPHPHAFRRDPWAIRALVGLLLFVGFGVAGGDRGPLIWSAVVGGSETSAVAGRIDAWVTPPAYTRRPPVFLTGEMGPARDPDATVSVPEGSVVVVRSQGGSRDLSVVLVDGETETAIEAEGGGTTEALASAPVEHRVTLQTPGIVEIRKGTSTINSWRFAVEPDADPEIRLTEDPQGQLSGTLKLAYEVEDDNGVIAARAEIAPGSKPVALQKTGKPPRPLVEAPTFPLSLPQRRARTGTAETFRDLTAHPWAGSEVRLSLVARDEAGQEGRSEVAEFTLPARSFRKPLARAIVEQRRNLALDANHQPQVIDAYDILLLAPEYFMDDTRPYLGMRFVYARLVEAEDDEALKEVLDLMWDVALSIEDGDLSMAERALRDAQEALRKALEEGASDEEIAKLTQELREALNQYMQALTEQMRQNPQAMQQMDPNAQSLRSQDLEEMLKRIEELARNGARDAARDLLAQMQRMLENLQTGRSQQMPDGESSEEMMKMLNELAEMIQRQQELMEQTFKQGQQGENQPNPGPKGQQQGQQGQQGEGQQGQQGGPMTKEQLAEILKQLKEGQGDLASRLQQMLDQMDQNGMQPSGELGRAGDAMGRARDLLGQQQPGEAVGEQGEALQALRDGAQQLGEQMLSQGSPGGLARREGRDAQDPLGRPRRHEGPDLGTQVKVPDDIDIQRARRILEELRRRFSDPTRPGFELEYLERLLKRY; encoded by the coding sequence ATGGCGAGGCGCCTCTCGCGGACGGTCTCCGCCGCGCGCGCAGCACTGTTCTGGGAGCGGCTCTGGCCCGTCCTCTACCATTTTCTGATCATCGCAGGGCTTTTCGTCGCCCTGTCGTGGCTCGGCCTGTGGCTTGTGCTGCCCACCTGGCTGCGCTGGCTGGCGCTCGCGGCCTTCGCCTGGGCCACGCTCTATTCGTGCCGCTCGCTGCCGTTCCTGCGCTGGCCGTCGCGAGCCGAGGGCCTGCACCGTATCGAGGCGCAGGGCGACTACCATCATCGGCCGCTGACCGCGCTTGAGGACGAACTCGCCTCCGACGCGGACGATCCGACCGCGCGCGCCTTGTGGGAGGCTCATCGCGCCCGCGCGCTGAGCGCGCTCAACCGCCTCCGCGCCGGGTGGCCGCATCCGCACGCCTTCCGCCGCGACCCCTGGGCCATCCGCGCCCTCGTCGGCCTGCTGCTGTTCGTCGGCTTCGGCGTCGCCGGCGGCGATCGCGGACCGCTGATCTGGTCGGCCGTTGTCGGCGGATCGGAAACCTCGGCCGTTGCCGGGCGCATCGACGCCTGGGTGACCCCGCCCGCCTACACCCGGCGACCGCCGGTGTTCCTGACCGGCGAAATGGGTCCTGCGCGCGATCCCGACGCCACCGTGAGCGTGCCCGAGGGAAGCGTCGTGGTGGTGCGCAGCCAGGGCGGCAGCCGCGACCTGAGCGTCGTCCTTGTCGACGGCGAAACGGAAACCGCCATCGAGGCGGAAGGCGGCGGGACCACTGAAGCCCTGGCCAGCGCGCCGGTGGAGCACCGCGTCACTCTGCAGACCCCCGGCATCGTTGAAATCCGCAAGGGAACCAGCACGATCAACAGCTGGCGCTTCGCCGTGGAGCCCGACGCCGATCCCGAAATCCGCCTGACGGAGGACCCGCAGGGCCAGCTCAGCGGCACCCTCAAGCTCGCCTATGAGGTGGAGGACGACAACGGCGTCATCGCCGCGCGCGCAGAGATAGCCCCCGGCAGCAAGCCGGTTGCCTTGCAGAAGACCGGCAAGCCGCCGCGACCGCTGGTCGAGGCGCCGACGTTTCCGCTGTCCTTGCCGCAACGCCGGGCGCGCACCGGGACCGCGGAGACCTTTCGTGATCTGACGGCGCACCCCTGGGCGGGGAGCGAGGTCAGACTGTCGCTGGTGGCCCGCGACGAGGCCGGCCAGGAAGGCCGCTCCGAGGTTGCCGAATTCACCCTTCCCGCGCGCAGTTTCCGCAAGCCGCTGGCCCGCGCCATCGTCGAGCAGCGGCGCAACCTGGCGCTGGACGCCAACCACCAGCCGCAGGTGATCGACGCCTACGACATTCTGCTGCTGGCGCCTGAGTATTTCATGGACGATACGCGGCCCTATCTGGGCATGCGGTTTGTCTATGCGCGGCTGGTCGAGGCGGAAGACGACGAAGCTCTGAAGGAAGTCCTTGACCTGATGTGGGATGTGGCGCTGTCCATCGAGGATGGCGATCTGTCCATGGCCGAGCGCGCCTTGCGCGACGCCCAGGAAGCGCTGCGCAAGGCGCTGGAGGAAGGCGCTTCGGACGAGGAGATCGCCAAGCTGACGCAGGAATTGCGCGAGGCTCTGAACCAGTACATGCAGGCGCTGACCGAACAGATGCGGCAGAACCCGCAGGCCATGCAGCAGATGGATCCCAACGCCCAGTCTCTGCGCAGTCAGGATCTCGAGGAGATGCTCAAGCGCATCGAGGAACTCGCCCGCAACGGCGCGCGCGACGCGGCCCGCGATCTGCTCGCCCAGATGCAGCGGATGCTCGAGAACCTGCAGACCGGCCGGTCGCAGCAGATGCCGGACGGCGAGAGCTCCGAAGAGATGATGAAGATGCTCAACGAACTGGCGGAGATGATCCAGCGCCAGCAGGAACTGATGGAGCAGACCTTCAAGCAGGGCCAGCAGGGCGAAAACCAGCCCAATCCGGGCCCGAAGGGCCAGCAGCAAGGTCAGCAGGGGCAGCAGGGCGAAGGGCAACAGGGCCAGCAGGGCGGCCCCATGACCAAGGAGCAGCTCGCCGAAATCCTCAAGCAGCTGAAGGAAGGCCAGGGTGATCTGGCCAGCCGGCTGCAGCAGATGCTCGATCAGATGGACCAGAACGGCATGCAGCCATCTGGCGAGCTGGGCCGCGCCGGCGACGCCATGGGCCGCGCGCGTGATCTGCTCGGCCAGCAGCAGCCCGGCGAGGCAGTGGGTGAACAGGGCGAGGCGCTGCAGGCGCTGCGCGATGGCGCCCAGCAGCTTGGCGAACAGATGTTGAGCCAGGGCAGCCCGGGCGGTCTGGCCCGCCGCG